In one Chitinophaga sancti genomic region, the following are encoded:
- a CDS encoding winged helix-turn-helix transcriptional regulator yields MSENNSEKFQPAFCPIRHVLDRFGDKWSILVVELLSHKGRMRFSEIANNIGDISQKMLTVTLRSLEADGLISREFFPEIPPRVEYELTALGKSLIPPINNLLHWGQEHLETILNNRKRYEEKDQEKAKGKKAYS; encoded by the coding sequence ATGAGTGAAAATAATTCAGAAAAATTTCAGCCCGCCTTTTGTCCGATCCGACACGTACTGGATCGCTTTGGCGACAAATGGTCCATCCTGGTGGTGGAATTGCTTTCCCATAAAGGAAGAATGCGGTTTAGCGAGATTGCAAACAATATCGGGGATATTTCTCAGAAGATGCTCACCGTCACCCTTCGTTCCCTGGAAGCCGATGGCCTGATCTCCAGGGAGTTTTTCCCTGAAATTCCGCCAAGAGTAGAGTATGAACTGACAGCACTCGGTAAAAGCCTGATTCCACCGATTAATAACCTGCTGCACTGGGGCCAGGAACACCTGGAAACAATTCTCAACAACAGGAAACGATACGAAGAAAAAGACCAGGAGAAAGCGAAAGGTAAAAAAGCCTACTCTTAA
- a CDS encoding YceI family protein, with protein sequence MKKISIVASALLLSATASFAQNTWSVDKAHSRLGYGVTHLGISESEGNFKSYEAKITASKADFSDAVIEVTADVNSINTDNEMRDKHVKSPDFFDAEKFGTLTFKSTSIKKASGKTFKVTGDLTLHGVTKPVTVDLTINGTTTNPMSKKEEVGIKVTGTFKRTDFGIGASMPAAMLSDEVVLKANGEFVKQ encoded by the coding sequence ATGAAAAAAATCTCCATCGTTGCATCAGCACTGTTATTATCTGCAACTGCATCTTTCGCACAAAACACATGGTCTGTAGACAAAGCGCACAGCAGACTGGGTTATGGTGTTACTCACCTTGGTATTTCCGAAAGCGAAGGTAATTTCAAATCTTACGAAGCTAAGATCACTGCATCTAAAGCAGATTTTTCTGACGCGGTAATCGAAGTAACAGCAGATGTTAACAGCATCAACACTGACAACGAAATGCGCGACAAACACGTAAAAAGCCCTGATTTCTTCGATGCGGAGAAATTTGGTACCCTGACTTTCAAGAGTACTTCTATCAAGAAAGCAAGCGGTAAGACTTTTAAAGTAACCGGCGACCTGACCCTGCATGGTGTAACTAAACCAGTAACCGTGGACCTGACCATCAACGGTACTACTACTAACCCAATGAGCAAGAAAGAAGAAGTTGGTATTAAAGTAACTGGTACTTTCAAACGTACTGACTTCGGTATCGGTGCTTCTATGCCAGCTGCTATGCTGAGCGACGAAGTGGTACTGAAAGCTAATGGCGAATTCGTAAAACAATAG
- a CDS encoding YceI family protein — translation MKRLIIFSGTLLLAAAVFAFNTVSPLWKIGDKYNISFSSNDVGGIFKVFKGTINFDEANPAASNFDVTVDVASIQTGNALQNKHAKSDEWFDAAKYPVIHYTSKKIVKAGAGYQVTGDLEIHGVKKEFTIPFSFAKKGAGATFAGTFNVNRNDFHIGKPGGDVADVIKVEIAVPVTK, via the coding sequence ATGAAAAGATTAATTATATTTTCAGGAACACTGCTGCTCGCGGCAGCAGTGTTTGCCTTTAACACCGTATCTCCCCTGTGGAAGATCGGCGACAAATACAACATCTCCTTCTCATCTAACGACGTAGGTGGGATCTTCAAAGTATTTAAAGGCACGATCAATTTTGACGAAGCAAATCCTGCAGCATCTAATTTTGATGTAACGGTTGATGTAGCTTCTATCCAAACAGGTAACGCATTGCAGAATAAGCATGCGAAAAGTGACGAGTGGTTTGATGCTGCCAAATATCCTGTGATCCATTACACGTCTAAGAAAATCGTGAAAGCTGGTGCGGGTTACCAGGTGACCGGTGATCTGGAAATTCATGGTGTGAAGAAGGAATTTACCATTCCTTTCAGCTTTGCAAAGAAAGGCGCTGGTGCTACTTTTGCTGGTACTTTCAATGTAAACAGGAATGATTTCCATATTGGCAAGCCGGGTGGTGATGTTGCTGATGTTATTAAAGTAGAAATCGCAGTACCGGTTACGAAGTAA
- a CDS encoding sensor histidine kinase: MKIYLFTAIEQVFKKDFYHQIRAQNMRVTGITAAIITCTTLITHLITLYLPVAKRLPAGQWEDLLVIQRLLVISSALIAVAIYLVRSTLPLTKQNRYHFLVILYALCFIGACMALTFLAQHNPKNTMTMMLIGLLVIAMVMVFSFVQLLSICLVTGITFSIFLHLFQVDPIQLAGNLNIFWLMLCAFFVISRLLYSYHANYFIKIKTIEQKNEEIAAANKLKTEILGIVAHDLRSPISGIRSVLHLMQEYPFTPEQENKYLQWIGEACSSADQIIEELLTAARQSEEDKLQTNYISLNDWLENVRDNWQQQVKHQQRLLLELPKGEIKAHVHTGKLQRVVDNLLHNALKFTPDGGDITLGMRPHRGGVRITVADTGIGIPQEMLPNIFDRFTSARRKGLHHEPSTGLGLHICKQLVQQHGGNIYVSSQENKGTVFNIDLPYTVL, translated from the coding sequence ATGAAAATATATTTATTCACTGCAATTGAGCAGGTATTTAAAAAGGACTTTTATCACCAGATCCGGGCACAAAACATGCGGGTAACCGGCATAACTGCCGCAATTATAACATGTACTACCCTAATAACCCATCTTATTACGCTGTATTTACCAGTGGCTAAAAGGCTGCCTGCGGGGCAATGGGAGGACCTCCTTGTAATTCAGCGGTTACTTGTTATCAGTTCTGCGCTTATAGCGGTGGCGATCTACCTGGTCAGGAGCACGCTACCGTTAACTAAGCAAAACAGATACCATTTTCTCGTCATCCTTTATGCTTTGTGCTTCATTGGTGCATGTATGGCCCTTACATTTCTGGCCCAGCATAATCCTAAAAACACGATGACCATGATGCTGATTGGCTTGCTGGTCATAGCAATGGTTATGGTGTTTTCTTTTGTCCAGCTACTGAGCATTTGCCTGGTGACGGGTATTACTTTTTCGATCTTCCTGCACCTGTTCCAGGTAGATCCCATACAACTTGCTGGTAATTTAAATATTTTTTGGTTAATGTTGTGTGCCTTCTTTGTGATTTCCAGGCTTTTATATTCCTACCATGCAAATTATTTCATTAAGATAAAGACTATTGAGCAAAAAAACGAGGAAATTGCGGCGGCCAACAAACTAAAAACGGAGATCCTGGGGATTGTAGCGCATGACCTACGGAGTCCTATTTCGGGGATCCGCTCGGTACTGCACCTGATGCAGGAATATCCGTTTACCCCTGAACAGGAAAATAAATACCTGCAATGGATCGGTGAAGCCTGTAGCAGCGCGGACCAGATCATAGAAGAGCTGCTGACGGCAGCGCGGCAGTCAGAAGAAGACAAACTGCAAACAAATTATATTTCCCTGAATGACTGGCTGGAAAATGTTCGCGATAACTGGCAGCAACAGGTTAAGCACCAACAGCGCTTATTGCTGGAGTTGCCTAAGGGGGAGATAAAGGCACATGTTCATACCGGTAAACTGCAGCGCGTGGTAGATAATCTGCTGCACAATGCTTTGAAGTTTACACCTGACGGCGGGGATATTACCCTTGGAATGAGGCCGCATCGTGGAGGTGTGCGGATCACAGTGGCAGATACAGGTATAGGTATACCGCAGGAGATGCTACCGAATATATTTGACCGTTTTACTTCAGCCCGGCGGAAGGGCCTTCATCATGAACCTTCCACCGGTCTGGGGCTGCACATTTGCAAGCAACTGGTGCAGCAGCACGGTGGCAATATCTACGTATCATCACAAGAGAATAAAGGTACTGTGTTTAATATTGACCTGCCTTATACAGTGTTGTAA
- a CDS encoding zinc-binding alcohol dehydrogenase family protein has product MIKTLTCTTPGQFDYGQKEMPVLTANHSILKIKRIGICGTDLHAFEGTQPYFVYPRILGHELAGELVAADNAPGFTIGESVTFIPYFNCGTCIACRSGKPNCCTRIQVCGVHIDGGMAEYLSVPSSSLIHGEGLSMEALALVEPLAIGAHGVRRAAVSPGEFVLVIGAGPIGLGIMEFARIAGGKVIAMDINEGRLQFCKDKLKVSHTINPTTADVMSVLQEITNGDMPTVVIDATGSQKAINNGFQYMAHGARYVLVGLQKGEISVSHPEFHKREATLMSSRNATREDFEHVIKNMKNGEVDPVTYITHRVKFEAVKKEFNSWLDPRNGVIKAMVELG; this is encoded by the coding sequence ATGATAAAAACGCTTACCTGCACCACACCCGGTCAGTTTGACTACGGCCAGAAAGAAATGCCAGTATTAACTGCCAATCATTCTATCCTAAAGATCAAACGTATCGGCATTTGTGGTACAGACCTCCACGCTTTTGAAGGTACACAACCTTATTTCGTGTACCCCCGCATCCTTGGCCATGAGCTGGCCGGTGAACTGGTAGCTGCTGACAATGCCCCCGGTTTCACTATCGGCGAGTCCGTCACTTTCATCCCTTATTTTAATTGTGGTACCTGCATTGCCTGTCGCAGCGGCAAGCCAAACTGCTGCACCCGCATCCAGGTTTGTGGCGTACACATCGACGGGGGAATGGCAGAATACCTTTCCGTTCCCTCTTCTTCCCTGATCCACGGCGAAGGCCTCAGCATGGAAGCCCTGGCCCTGGTAGAACCACTCGCCATTGGTGCACATGGTGTACGTCGTGCTGCTGTTAGCCCCGGCGAATTTGTATTAGTGATCGGCGCGGGTCCTATTGGCCTTGGTATCATGGAGTTTGCCCGTATAGCCGGTGGCAAAGTCATCGCCATGGACATCAATGAAGGTCGCCTGCAATTTTGCAAGGATAAATTAAAGGTCAGCCATACAATTAATCCAACTACGGCAGATGTGATGTCTGTTTTGCAGGAAATCACTAACGGTGATATGCCTACCGTTGTGATTGACGCGACTGGTAGTCAGAAAGCAATCAATAACGGTTTTCAATATATGGCGCATGGTGCCAGGTACGTATTGGTGGGTTTACAAAAAGGAGAGATCAGTGTTAGTCATCCGGAATTTCATAAAAGAGAAGCGACCCTGATGAGCAGCCGCAATGCCACCAGGGAAGACTTTGAACATGTGATAAAGAATATGAAGAACGGAGAAGTAGACCCGGTAACGTATATTACCCACAGGGTAAAGTTTGAAGCGGTGAAAAAGGAGTTCAATAGCTGGCTGGACCCCAGGAACGGGGTGATAAAGGCTATGGTAGAATTGGGCTAA
- a CDS encoding MlaD family protein — MHDKTSQKVKVGIFTSVTVLLLLIGIFLIGRNKNMFRSTFTLYSTFKNVGGLQVGNNIRFVGIDVGTVDNIDILSDSTARVTLIVQKKVQPYIKKGAVASISSDGLMGDKLVAISSGTNSNVPVKDGETINAVDPMQFDKVLDRLSGVASNAEVITEQLAGIATQVNQGKGSIGRLLYSDSMANDLEGTVNEAKKTMKAVHKGSEGFSENMEALKHNFLLRGYFRKKEKAAKEAQEKKEKQEEKQEKKKTKKNDKDSSSINIPKDN; from the coding sequence ATGCACGACAAGACATCTCAGAAAGTGAAGGTTGGTATCTTTACATCGGTCACCGTCCTCTTGTTGCTGATAGGGATCTTCCTTATCGGGAGGAATAAGAATATGTTCCGGAGTACGTTCACACTCTATAGCACATTCAAAAACGTAGGGGGCTTACAGGTAGGTAATAATATCCGCTTTGTTGGTATCGATGTGGGCACTGTAGACAATATTGATATCCTCTCAGATTCTACAGCCCGCGTAACTTTGATCGTACAGAAAAAAGTACAGCCTTATATTAAAAAAGGAGCGGTTGCAAGTATCAGTTCTGATGGATTGATGGGCGATAAGCTGGTGGCGATCAGTTCAGGTACGAATTCAAACGTGCCGGTGAAAGATGGTGAAACCATTAATGCCGTGGACCCTATGCAGTTTGATAAGGTACTGGACAGGCTTTCTGGTGTGGCATCCAATGCAGAAGTAATTACGGAACAGCTGGCGGGGATCGCCACCCAGGTAAACCAGGGAAAGGGTAGCATCGGCAGATTATTGTACAGTGATAGTATGGCAAACGACCTGGAGGGTACCGTGAACGAGGCCAAGAAGACAATGAAGGCAGTGCACAAAGGATCAGAAGGCTTTAGTGAGAATATGGAAGCGCTGAAACATAATTTTCTGTTGAGAGGCTATTTCAGGAAGAAAGAAAAAGCAGCTAAGGAAGCACAGGAGAAAAAAGAAAAACAGGAGGAGAAACAAGAGAAAAAGAAAACAAAGAAAAACGATAAGGACAGTTCCTCGATTAATATTCCCAAAGACAATTAA
- a CDS encoding ABC transporter ATP-binding protein codes for MEQATIKKFEDAPEKETEQPKDTAETKLQDTEQVPEDGVVIRIEHLKKSFGDNQVLKDINLELHKGENIVVLGRSGQGKSVTIQCIAGLLEPDEGKLEVLGKEISSLNEDELKEIRTKIGFLFQSGALYDSMTVRENLEFPLTRVLQIKDKAELTKRVEDALDSVGLKDAIDKYPSDLSGGMRKRVGLARTLILRPQIMLYDEPTTGLDPITAREISELIVTLQEKYETSAIIITHDMPCARITADRIVVMNDGEYIATGTYDELAKSPDELINNFFK; via the coding sequence ATGGAGCAGGCAACTATAAAAAAATTCGAGGATGCTCCGGAAAAAGAAACAGAGCAACCGAAAGATACAGCGGAAACGAAATTACAGGATACCGAACAGGTACCGGAAGATGGTGTCGTAATCCGCATTGAACACCTAAAGAAATCTTTCGGTGACAATCAGGTGCTGAAAGACATCAACCTGGAACTGCATAAAGGCGAAAATATCGTCGTTCTGGGGCGTTCAGGACAGGGTAAATCAGTCACTATACAATGTATTGCCGGCTTGCTCGAACCTGATGAAGGTAAACTGGAAGTGCTGGGAAAAGAGATCTCTTCGCTGAATGAAGATGAATTAAAAGAGATCAGAACAAAGATCGGTTTTCTCTTTCAGAGTGGGGCCTTATACGATTCAATGACAGTAAGAGAGAACCTGGAATTTCCACTCACCCGGGTATTGCAGATAAAAGATAAAGCAGAGCTGACCAAAAGGGTAGAAGATGCACTGGATAGCGTAGGACTCAAAGATGCTATCGATAAGTATCCTTCGGACCTTTCAGGAGGGATGCGCAAACGTGTAGGTCTGGCAAGAACACTGATCCTTCGTCCACAGATCATGCTGTACGATGAGCCAACTACCGGCCTGGATCCTATCACCGCCAGGGAGATCAGTGAACTGATCGTAACCCTGCAGGAAAAATACGAAACCTCTGCCATCATTATCACCCACGATATGCCCTGTGCAAGAATTACTGCCGACAGGATCGTAGTGATGAATGACGGAGAATATATAGCCACCGGTACATATGACGAGCTGGCAAAGTCACCGGATGAACTCATTAATAACTTTTTCAAATAA
- a CDS encoding MlaE family ABC transporter permease produces MRTIMASAITSSLNRYMAAVGEQVSFATQFGRNIFRNGFEWNEFLHQCYVIGVRSISLVAISGFIIGFVLTLQTQPTMKQFGAESFVPGMVAISIVREIGPMIIALICTGKIASSIGAELGSMKVTEQIDAMEVSSANPIQYLVVTRILACTLMVPLLTVMADALAFAGGWLGVNTQGHVSATLFFRKAFAALEFSDMIPAVVKTFFFGFAIGFIGCYKGYHAARGTESVGLAANSAVVTASLWIILLDAVAVQITNLLYY; encoded by the coding sequence ATGCGAACGATTATGGCTAGTGCAATTACTTCATCCTTAAATAGATACATGGCCGCGGTGGGGGAACAGGTTTCCTTTGCCACCCAGTTTGGCCGGAATATTTTCCGAAATGGCTTCGAATGGAATGAATTTCTCCATCAATGTTATGTAATAGGTGTCCGGTCCATTTCCCTGGTCGCTATTTCCGGTTTTATTATCGGATTCGTGCTCACCCTGCAGACCCAGCCTACCATGAAACAGTTTGGAGCGGAGAGTTTTGTACCCGGCATGGTGGCTATCTCCATTGTACGTGAAATCGGGCCTATGATCATAGCCCTGATCTGTACAGGTAAGATTGCTTCCAGCATAGGAGCGGAACTGGGAAGTATGAAGGTAACTGAGCAGATCGATGCCATGGAGGTATCCAGTGCAAACCCCATTCAATACCTGGTAGTGACCCGTATTCTGGCTTGTACCCTCATGGTGCCTTTGCTGACCGTAATGGCCGATGCCCTGGCTTTTGCAGGAGGCTGGCTAGGTGTAAATACACAGGGCCATGTGAGCGCCACCCTCTTCTTCCGCAAAGCCTTTGCCGCACTGGAATTCAGTGATATGATTCCGGCCGTGGTCAAAACATTCTTCTTCGGATTTGCCATTGGTTTTATAGGATGTTACAAAGGGTATCACGCAGCCCGTGGTACTGAAAGCGTAGGCCTGGCAGCCAATTCAGCGGTAGTAACGGCCTCTCTCTGGATCATATTGCTGGATGCAGTGGCGGTACAAATTACTAACCTGTTATATTATTAA
- a CDS encoding TPM domain-containing protein has product MKNRNCQLFVLLLLLLVQCTSKKHNYAEEIPDPMKKGGYVSNPDHIISEDATAQLNDLLGKLDQAGKAQIAVVLLNSIGSQVIEDVSHNIFKTWKPGKKEGNNGLVVLLVKDQHKIRFETGYGLEGDLPDVICFRIQQAVMLPYFKKDNYDAGLIKGLEAVAQILTNPEGAVNVADNGDVTVDTSVQAGATAPAGDSTSEIAEAGQPLMGNASQDVAADSAGATAEEPVPAYMQPEEEGISRPGLGTFIFYILYIVFSAITFGVLKGNKHKGDLYRTTWLARCFIFFVPGIIVSILSYGLNIPYSIWFAIGLCYGTWLIYLSYRYMLVNAREKKLENADRHERYESLNIAHKNLLYTAFVFPVPFLVYYRWHEARMKKLRYQPYDCDTCSQPMTLLSRNKKKPFLNKVQAAEEKVGSVIYDVWHCKNCNTQKTIGYDSIYTKVTTCPKCNNKTFEATHTQTVKRATESSAGEGIQFYECRYCNYVKKEPFVIPRISSSSSSSSSSGSSSSSSGGSWGGGSSGGGGSTSSW; this is encoded by the coding sequence ATGAAAAACAGAAATTGTCAGCTGTTCGTTTTACTGCTCTTGCTACTGGTACAGTGTACTTCTAAAAAGCACAATTACGCAGAAGAGATCCCTGATCCCATGAAAAAGGGCGGGTATGTGAGCAATCCGGATCATATTATATCAGAAGATGCGACTGCGCAGCTGAATGACCTTCTTGGTAAACTGGACCAGGCAGGCAAAGCTCAGATTGCGGTGGTATTACTGAATAGCATTGGTAGTCAGGTTATTGAAGACGTATCGCACAATATCTTTAAGACCTGGAAACCGGGGAAAAAGGAAGGCAATAACGGTTTGGTGGTGCTCCTGGTGAAGGATCAGCACAAGATCCGCTTTGAAACGGGATATGGATTGGAAGGTGATCTGCCCGATGTTATTTGTTTCCGTATACAGCAGGCCGTGATGCTTCCATATTTTAAGAAAGATAATTACGATGCTGGTTTGATAAAGGGCCTGGAAGCAGTGGCACAGATCTTAACGAATCCGGAAGGTGCTGTGAATGTGGCAGATAATGGTGATGTAACAGTGGATACAAGCGTTCAGGCAGGTGCTACGGCTCCTGCAGGTGATTCCACTTCCGAAATAGCGGAAGCCGGGCAGCCTTTGATGGGAAATGCTTCGCAGGATGTAGCAGCTGATAGTGCCGGGGCAACAGCCGAAGAACCGGTACCTGCGTATATGCAGCCGGAGGAAGAAGGTATTTCACGCCCTGGACTGGGTACATTCATATTCTATATACTCTATATCGTATTTAGTGCGATTACTTTTGGTGTGCTGAAAGGCAATAAACATAAAGGAGACCTGTACAGAACCACCTGGCTGGCAAGATGCTTTATTTTCTTTGTACCAGGCATTATTGTGAGCATACTTAGTTATGGACTGAACATACCTTATAGCATCTGGTTCGCAATTGGACTTTGCTATGGTACATGGCTAATATACCTTTCTTACAGGTATATGCTGGTCAACGCAAGGGAAAAGAAACTTGAAAATGCCGACAGGCATGAACGTTATGAATCGCTGAATATTGCGCATAAGAACCTGCTCTATACGGCTTTTGTATTCCCTGTTCCTTTCCTTGTCTACTATCGCTGGCACGAGGCACGCATGAAGAAACTGCGGTATCAGCCTTATGACTGCGATACCTGTTCACAGCCCATGACATTACTGAGCAGGAATAAGAAGAAGCCTTTCCTGAATAAGGTCCAGGCTGCGGAAGAGAAAGTGGGATCGGTGATTTACGATGTATGGCATTGTAAAAACTGTAATACACAAAAGACAATCGGGTATGATAGTATTTATACAAAAGTAACTACCTGCCCGAAGTGCAATAACAAAACCTTTGAAGCAACACATACACAAACTGTAAAACGGGCCACTGAAAGTTCAGCAGGTGAAGGGATCCAATTCTACGAATGCAGGTATTGCAATTATGTTAAAAAAGAACCTTTTGTCATACCCAGGATCAGTTCTTCTTCCTCCTCCTCATCTTCCTCCGGTAGCTCCTCCTCTTCCTCTGGTGGCAGCTGGGGTGGCGGTTCTTCGGGCGGAGGTGGGTCTACCAGCAGCTGGTAA
- a CDS encoding acyl-CoA desaturase: MNSDKQLRKGPSWWHQFDFLGMHLLPFLAFFTHVTAFDWILCAFLYVTRMFFVTGGYHRYFSHRTFKTSRWFQFVLAGGAQSTFQKGVLWWGANHRIHHKHSDTPDDPHSANIYGFWYAHMGWIMGPEYKPTRFDLIKDFKQPELFWLNKYHWVPGLVLMTVSYFLGNKINGAGWFDWQAGLSTLWIGFFLSTILVYHATFTINSLMHKVGKPRYETGDYSKNSVILAILTLGEGWHNNHHYYQSATRQGFYWWEIDITYYIIRTLGAFGIVWDIRGVPEKVKNSNFLKESGKQLEPSFPANETVELNK, from the coding sequence ATGAATTCTGATAAACAACTGAGGAAAGGCCCAAGCTGGTGGCATCAATTTGACTTTTTAGGCATGCACTTATTGCCTTTTCTGGCATTTTTCACGCATGTGACTGCATTCGATTGGATCTTGTGTGCATTTTTGTACGTAACCAGGATGTTTTTTGTCACAGGCGGATATCATCGTTATTTTTCACATCGTACTTTTAAAACTTCCCGCTGGTTTCAGTTTGTACTGGCAGGTGGTGCGCAGAGTACTTTTCAAAAAGGAGTGTTATGGTGGGGTGCGAATCACAGAATTCACCACAAGCACAGCGATACACCAGACGATCCGCACTCAGCTAATATATACGGTTTCTGGTATGCACACATGGGCTGGATCATGGGCCCTGAGTACAAGCCAACCCGTTTCGACCTGATCAAGGATTTCAAACAACCAGAACTTTTCTGGTTAAATAAATACCACTGGGTACCGGGTTTAGTACTGATGACGGTAAGTTATTTCCTGGGTAATAAAATAAATGGAGCTGGCTGGTTCGACTGGCAGGCAGGTCTTTCTACCCTATGGATTGGTTTCTTCCTGAGTACCATCCTTGTATACCACGCTACTTTTACCATCAACTCCCTGATGCATAAAGTTGGTAAGCCAAGATATGAGACCGGCGATTACTCCAAGAACAGTGTAATCCTGGCCATTCTAACACTGGGTGAAGGCTGGCACAACAACCACCATTATTACCAGAGTGCTACCAGACAAGGTTTCTACTGGTGGGAAATTGACATTACCTATTACATTATCAGGACTTTAGGTGCGTTTGGTATTGTTTGGGATATCAGAGGCGTTCCTGAGAAAGTAAAGAATTCAAACTTTTTGAAAGAAAGCGGTAAACAACTGGAACCAAGTTTCCCTGCTAATGAAACTGTAGAATTAAATAAATAA
- a CDS encoding FadR/GntR family transcriptional regulator yields the protein MANAIKLADKVIYQLQQDISLGKYKAGELIPPEPVLMELFNVGRSTIREAIKTLSNAGILRVQQGAGTFVCSIENNEPLEKRLRRAARMEVNQVRSLLEIEIARLAAQFRDEQDLEQIGSALADRLQAIQSENYEAAADADIRFHKSIALASHNSVLADLYQTFTAVIRDSFSQREKPHVQQFQQTHHLHADLLTAIRKQDAPAATRVVTQILETNF from the coding sequence ATGGCAAACGCAATTAAACTGGCAGATAAGGTCATTTACCAATTACAGCAGGACATCTCGCTGGGGAAGTATAAGGCTGGCGAACTCATACCACCTGAACCAGTATTGATGGAGCTATTTAATGTAGGTCGCTCTACTATCAGGGAGGCGATAAAGACGCTTTCCAATGCAGGGATCTTAAGGGTGCAGCAAGGCGCGGGTACTTTTGTATGCAGTATTGAAAACAACGAACCCCTTGAAAAGCGGCTTCGCCGTGCTGCAAGGATGGAGGTAAACCAGGTGAGGTCGCTGCTGGAAATAGAGATTGCCAGGCTGGCGGCTCAATTCAGGGATGAACAGGACCTGGAACAAATTGGGTCTGCGCTGGCAGACAGGTTGCAGGCTATCCAATCCGAAAACTACGAGGCTGCTGCCGATGCGGATATCAGGTTTCACAAATCTATCGCCCTGGCCTCTCATAACAGTGTGCTGGCAGATTTATATCAGACCTTTACTGCTGTGATCCGTGATTCCTTTTCTCAGCGGGAAAAACCGCATGTACAGCAGTTTCAACAGACGCACCATTTGCATGCTGATCTGCTAACTGCTATCAGGAAACAGGACGCTCCTGCAGCTACACGGGTTGTTACGCAAATTTTGGAGACGAACTTTTAG
- a CDS encoding sulfite exporter TauE/SafE family protein codes for MSILLFSLILLAGAFMAGLLGSLTGLGGGVVLIPLLTLVFHVDIRYAVGASLVASIANSSGAAAAYIKEGITNVRIGMFLEIATTTGAIVGALLAIYTPTSLVAILFGVVLLFSAAMTIRKKNEHGDNTSNSKMAQILKLNNSYPVNGEMVPYKVRGVGGGYALMTLAGIVSGLLGIGSGALKVLAMDNVMRIPFKVSTTTSNFMIGVTAAASAVVYLQRGYIDPGIAMPVVLGVLAGAFAGSKLLMKMDVKKLRLLFSIVISALAIQMIYNGLTGKL; via the coding sequence ATGTCTATACTATTATTTTCACTGATCCTGCTTGCCGGTGCATTCATGGCTGGTCTGCTGGGTTCCCTTACGGGTTTGGGGGGAGGCGTGGTCCTCATTCCATTACTGACCCTTGTATTTCATGTAGACATCCGCTATGCGGTGGGTGCATCACTGGTGGCCTCTATTGCAAATTCCTCCGGGGCTGCAGCTGCCTATATTAAAGAAGGTATTACCAATGTACGTATTGGTATGTTTCTGGAAATAGCCACGACTACCGGGGCGATTGTCGGTGCTTTGCTGGCGATCTATACACCGACATCGCTGGTGGCGATTCTCTTTGGTGTCGTGCTCCTTTTTAGCGCAGCGATGACGATCCGTAAGAAGAATGAACACGGAGATAATACCAGCAACAGCAAAATGGCCCAAATTCTTAAACTGAACAATTCCTACCCCGTCAATGGTGAAATGGTGCCTTATAAGGTGCGTGGTGTAGGTGGTGGCTATGCCCTCATGACCCTTGCGGGCATCGTATCCGGCCTGCTGGGTATCGGTTCCGGTGCACTAAAAGTATTGGCGATGGACAACGTGATGCGTATTCCATTTAAGGTATCTACCACTACGAGCAATTTTATGATTGGGGTAACGGCCGCTGCGAGTGCAGTTGTGTATTTACAACGAGGTTATATAGATCCGGGTATTGCCATGCCGGTAGTACTGGGTGTACTGGCAGGTGCCTTTGCTGGTTCCAAACTACTGATGAAAATGGATGTAAAGAAACTGAGGTTGCTGTTTAGTATAGTGATCAGTGCACTGGCCATACAAATGATCTATAATGGTTTAACAGGTAAATTGTAA